The following are encoded in a window of Hemiscyllium ocellatum isolate sHemOce1 chromosome 46, sHemOce1.pat.X.cur, whole genome shotgun sequence genomic DNA:
- the LOC132836118 gene encoding zinc finger protein 239-like isoform X2 yields the protein MESSNQTSAQDLTDELSSSDEYRRPLNMEGESSIDSEKKLYACSVCRRGFSQSSDLSKHQCGHNREKPWKCGDCGKGFNCPSDLETHWRSHTGERPFTCPDCGKGFTQSSDLLRHQRVHTGKRPFTCTECGKGFSQSSHLLTHQRIHTGERPFTCPECGQGFTQLSTLLRHQRIHTGERPFTCPKCGKGFTESSHLLTHQRVHTGERPFTCTECGKGFIRSSTLLIHQRVHNGERPFTCSKCGKGFTTSSTLLNHQRIHTGERPFTCSQCGKGFSQLSNLLAHQRVHTGERPFSCSECGKGFTTSSTLLNHQRVHTGERPFTCPDCGKGFSQSSNLLTHQRVHTGERPFICIKCGKRFARSSNLLTHQRIHEEPQ from the coding sequence ATGGAAAGCTCAAACCAAACATCAGCTCAAGACCTGACAGATGAGCTCAGTTCATCAGATGAATATCGTCGGCCTTTGAACATGgaaggagaaagtagcattgacaGTGAAAAGAAACTGTATGCATGCTCTGTGTGTAGACGAGGCTTCAGCCAGTCATCTGACCTGTCCAAACACCAGTGTGGTCACAACAGGGaaaaaccatggaaatgtggggactgtgggaagggattcaattGCCCATCTGACCTGGAAACTCACtggcgcagtcacactggggagagaccattcacctgcccCGACTGCGGGAAGGGGTTCACTCAATCATCtgacctgctgagacaccagcgagttcacactgggaagaggccgttcacctgcacagagtgtgggaagggattctcTCAGTCGTCGCACCTTCTGACGCATCAGCGAATTCACACCGGAGAGAGACCATTCACTTGCCCCGAGTGTGGGCAGGGATTTACTCAGCTATCGaccctgctgagacaccagcgaattcacactggggagaggccgttcacctgtcccaagtgtgggaagggattcactgagTCGTCCCATCTGTTgacacaccagcgagttcacactggggagagaccgttcACCTGCACCGAGTGTGGTAAGGGTTTCATTCGGTCGTCTACCCTGCTgatacaccagcgagttcacaatggggagagaccattcacctgctccaaatgtgggaagggattcacaacTTCCTCCACCCTCCTGAATCACCAGCgcattcacaccggggagaggccgttcacttgctcccagtgcgggaagggcttcagtcAGTTATCCAatctgctggcccaccagcgggttcacactggggagaggccattctcgtGCTCTGAGTGCGGCAAGGGATTCACCACCTCTTCCACGTTGCTAAATCACCAGCGcgttcacacaggggagaggccattcacctgccccgattgtgggaagggattcagtcagTCATCCAACCTGCTgacacaccagcgagttcacactggggaaCGGCCATTCATCTGCATcaagtgtgggaagagatttgCTCGTTCATCCAACTTGCTGACACACCAGCGAATTCACGAGGAACCACAGTGA
- the LOC132836118 gene encoding gastrula zinc finger protein XlCGF57.1-like isoform X1 yields MDQIPSQMHGACEQSLFSVNPLMFLVEFEREGLQMESSNQTSAQDLTDELSSSDEYRRPLNMEGESSIDSEKKLYACSVCRRGFSQSSDLSKHQCGHNREKPWKCGDCGKGFNCPSDLETHWRSHTGERPFTCPDCGKGFTQSSDLLRHQRVHTGKRPFTCTECGKGFSQSSHLLTHQRIHTGERPFTCPECGQGFTQLSTLLRHQRIHTGERPFTCPKCGKGFTESSHLLTHQRVHTGERPFTCTECGKGFIRSSTLLIHQRVHNGERPFTCSKCGKGFTTSSTLLNHQRIHTGERPFTCSQCGKGFSQLSNLLAHQRVHTGERPFSCSECGKGFTTSSTLLNHQRVHTGERPFTCPDCGKGFSQSSNLLTHQRVHTGERPFICIKCGKRFARSSNLLTHQRIHEEPQ; encoded by the exons ATGGATCAAATCCCTTCTCAGATGCATGGTGCATGTGAACAGTCTCTCTTCAGTGTGAACCCACTTATGTTTCTCGT AGAATTTGAAAGGGAGGGTTTACAAATGGAAAGCTCAAACCAAACATCAGCTCAAGACCTGACAGATGAGCTCAGTTCATCAGATGAATATCGTCGGCCTTTGAACATGgaaggagaaagtagcattgacaGTGAAAAGAAACTGTATGCATGCTCTGTGTGTAGACGAGGCTTCAGCCAGTCATCTGACCTGTCCAAACACCAGTGTGGTCACAACAGGGaaaaaccatggaaatgtggggactgtgggaagggattcaattGCCCATCTGACCTGGAAACTCACtggcgcagtcacactggggagagaccattcacctgcccCGACTGCGGGAAGGGGTTCACTCAATCATCtgacctgctgagacaccagcgagttcacactgggaagaggccgttcacctgcacagagtgtgggaagggattctcTCAGTCGTCGCACCTTCTGACGCATCAGCGAATTCACACCGGAGAGAGACCATTCACTTGCCCCGAGTGTGGGCAGGGATTTACTCAGCTATCGaccctgctgagacaccagcgaattcacactggggagaggccgttcacctgtcccaagtgtgggaagggattcactgagTCGTCCCATCTGTTgacacaccagcgagttcacactggggagagaccgttcACCTGCACCGAGTGTGGTAAGGGTTTCATTCGGTCGTCTACCCTGCTgatacaccagcgagttcacaatggggagagaccattcacctgctccaaatgtgggaagggattcacaacTTCCTCCACCCTCCTGAATCACCAGCgcattcacaccggggagaggccgttcacttgctcccagtgcgggaagggcttcagtcAGTTATCCAatctgctggcccaccagcgggttcacactggggagaggccattctcgtGCTCTGAGTGCGGCAAGGGATTCACCACCTCTTCCACGTTGCTAAATCACCAGCGcgttcacacaggggagaggccattcacctgccccgattgtgggaagggattcagtcagTCATCCAACCTGCTgacacaccagcgagttcacactggggaaCGGCCATTCATCTGCATcaagtgtgggaagagatttgCTCGTTCATCCAACTTGCTGACACACCAGCGAATTCACGAGGAACCACAGTGA
- the LOC132836204 gene encoding zinc finger protein 229-like, protein QSNLERHKDTSATEKPWKCGDCGKGFKAPSQLETHRRGHTGERPFSCSDCGKGFTQLSNLHLHQRVHIREQQFSGSACGKVLTKAPDLLTHGWVHTGERPFTCSECGKGFGASSSLQRHQRVHTGERPFICSMCGKEFTVSSNLRRHQRLHDREKLFTCSECGRGFNYSSSLWKHQRVHTGERPFNCSECGKRFTDSSSLCKHQQIHSEERPLTCSECGKGFAHLSHLLTHQRVHTGERPFICSICGKGFTQSSHLLTHQRVHTGERPFICSICGKGFTQLSSLLRHQMAHTGEKPFPCSMCGKEFTRSTSLLRHQRVHTGERPFTCAACGKGFTESSSLLIHQRVHTGERPFTCSECGRGFIDSSSLRKHRHAHTGERPFICFVCGKGFSESSTLLRHRGSHTE, encoded by the coding sequence CAGTCCAACCTGGAGAGACACAAAGATACCAGCGCCACAGAGAAGccatggaaatgtggggactgtgggaagggattcaaagCCCCATCACAGCTAGAAACACATCGACGTGGTCACACTGGGGAAAGACCGTTCAGCTGTTCTgattgtgggaagggattcactcagttaTCCAACTTGCATttacaccagcgagttcacataCGAGAGCAGCAATTCTCAGGCTCTGCGTGTGGGAAAGTATTAACGAAGGCACCTGACCTGCTGACACATGGatgggttcacactggggagagaccttttacctgctctgagtgtggaaAGGGTTTTGGTGCTTCATCCAGTCTCCagagacaccagcgagttcacactggggagaggccattcatctgctccatGTGTGGAAAGGAATTTACTGTTTCATCCAACTTGCGGAGACACCAGCGATTACATGACAGGGaaaagctgttcacctgctctgagtgtgggaggggattcAATTATTCATCTAGCTTGTGGAAGCACCAGCGAGTTcatactggggagaggccattcaactgttctgagtgtgggaagagattcactGATTCGTCAAGCTTGTGCAAACACCAACAAATTCACTCGGAGGAGAGGCCATTGACCTGTtcggagtgtgggaagggatttgctCACTTATCCCATCTGCTGACTCACCAGCGCGTTcatactggggagaggccattcatctgctccatatgtgggaagggattcactcagtcatcccacctgctgacacaccagcgtgttcacactggggagaggccattcatctgctccatctgtgggaagggattcactcagttgtCAAGCCTGTTGCGACACCAGATGGCTCACACGGGAGAGAAGCCATTCCCCTGTTCCATGTGTGGCAAGGAATTTACTCGATCGACcagtctgctgaggcaccagcgagttcacactggagagaggccgttcacctgcgccgcgtgtgggaaaggattcactgaGTCATCAAGTTTGTTGATACACCAACGcgttcacactggagagaggccgttcacctgctcagAGTGCGGGAGGGGATTCATTGATTCATCCAGCCTGCGGAAACACAGGCATGCTCATactggagagaggccattcatttgttttgtgtgtgggaagggcttcagtgagtcatccacattgctccGACACCGTGGCAGCCACACTGAGTAG